The region GCCATAAGCCCCATTTCCTGCTTCCAGATTGATATTCTGACGCATGATCACTCCTTGCAAAGAACTATGGGATCAGCCACTGATGGAAAAGCAAATAACCAACGCCCATTGCAAATAATGTCAAGCCACTCAGGCTACCCCAACGTTCCCACACGGTCCATCCTTGACTCCGCAAAAACTCAGAAGCAAAGGCCAGTAAAAAAGCCAGAATTAGCGCAATACCCCACAAGGCCAAAAGGGTTATTGCCCAGAGTCGAGCAGACGATAAAGAAAGCCAGTGGGGAATATATCCTGGCCAAGGATGTTCCAAGGTGAATAACATCAGCAATAGAACCAACCAAAAATTTGTCAGGACGATCGCACCCCTTCCTGCAGATGAAAGGTAAAAGATTGTCAGGCTATTCAGCAGCCAAACCAAAGTTTGGGCCTGACAAGCAGCCAGGAAAATCCCACCTAAAGTATATCCTCCTGCCAGAGTAACTCCATAAAACCAAAATTGTCTGGCAGACAACTTTCCCTGGATAGAATCGGAGCCGGAGTTTAAAAAAGACAACTGTAGCGATTAAAATTCAGCATTTTTTATTCTACAGGCATAAACTTCCCATAATTGAAATCTTCAAAAGCCAGTAAGTAATCGGGTGAGATTAATTATAAAAATGGGGGTCTGGGGGCTTTTGCTGGCGCAACGCTTCGCGAACGCCCCCAGGAAGGGGGCATGCCCCCTTCACCCCTACACCTATCCTCGATTTAATTGTGCCGACCCACTTAAGTAGATAGACCTACTTATCAGGCAGATCTTGCATGCAATTCCTCTCAATCAAACCACTCGGGTCATCCATCCTGGCCCAGTTTACCGAATCATGGCCCACAAAAAACCCCGACTTGCGTCGGGGTGCCTGACTTAAAGGAGAAACTTGTCCCAATGCATCGCAGAAAAAGCTTTAGCTAACGGCCAGGGAAGTCAAAATCAGGAGACCAACAAACAGGGCTGCGATCGCACCTTGGAAGGCGTAGCGGGATTGCTGATCTTCAGAGGGATACTCAGCGTAGTAAACGGAGGGCTCAGAAGCGTAGATGTTGGACAGACCTTCGTTGTTGATGGTATTCATGGCTGATTCCTTAATTGAATGCTCTCTATTAACTAATATAACAGATTGTAAAAATATTGCAACATTTTCCAGGAAGTATGCATTCAGATTTCCTGAGTTATAAGATAAGCAGAGCTGAACGGCCCGTTCTGCATGCCTGGTTCCTCTTGCTAAAGTGTTCCTTGTTTATGCTGTCCTCTCAACTGAAACCTGCAATCCTCCTCCCCCTGCTGCTGTTCCTGCTGGTGAACAGCGCAAGACAAACGCCTGCGGAAGTCATACAAGCGTTCTCTGGCCAGATCATGGCGGCGGATTGGAGTAAGACGATAGAAAGCTATTGCCAGGGAGGAAGTGAGTACTATGTTCTGGTGGTAGGGAGCAATCGCTATCCTCTCAATTCAAACCGGGACTGGCCCTATGCCAAAAATAACGGTGCAGCGCTCCAGAGGCTGAAACAACAGTTCCAGAGACAGGTAGGACAGACCGTTGTTGTGCGGGGAACCCTGATCACCCGCACCTTTCAGCAGAAAGAACATTGCCCAGACGCCAAGATGCAGTGTTTGAGTGGATCTATTACTTGCCAGTGGATTCGGGTTTCTCAACATTGATGATGAATAAGATGACATCAGACAGACTATAGTAAGTCGTTGTCAAAACAACTTGGTGAGGAGTTCTCTTTGAATCCCAAACAACAGTTGTCGCTCTTTAGCCATGAGTCGATCGGAACCTATGCAGTCTCCCTCCCAAGTGAGGTAGCCATGGGTTGTGAGGCCCTACAAGCCTGGAAACAGCGCCTGTTCCAGTATCAACAACAGGTCCATCTAAGACCACCAGTGGAGCAGGTACCCCTGTTTGACCTGCCAGCCACACCAACTGCCCCTGATCCCGATCGCATCGACCCCTTTGCCCTGCCCCAGCAAAATATAGAGTTCTGGCGCTGGAAATTTGACAATCGGGGGGAAACAGCTCTGTATTTTGTGATCGACTATGAGCTGCCGATCATACTATACGTGGGGGAAACCAGCCGATCTAACAAGCGCTGGAAGGGGTTCCATGATTGCAAACGATATTTACTCAACTATCGGCAGGCCCACTACGCTCACCACCTCTCCACAGCACTGGGGATCGCCTTCTGGTTCCAGGCTCCGGCTGATACCCGCCAGCGGCAGGGCATGGAACTG is a window of Leptolyngbya sp. 'hensonii' DNA encoding:
- a CDS encoding ssl1498 family light-harvesting-like protein; amino-acid sequence: MNTINNEGLSNIYASEPSVYYAEYPSEDQQSRYAFQGAIAALFVGLLILTSLAVS